The following nucleotide sequence is from Mesorhizobium sp. J8.
GCCTGCGCCGGCGCCTGCTGCCGCCAAGAGCGAGGCTTCCGCTCCTCTCGCCGCCGCGCCCAAGGCTGAGATTGCCGCCGACCCGGATATTCCCGCCGGCACCGAGATGGTCTCCACCACGGTACGCGAGGCGCTCCGCGACGCCATGGCCGAGGAAATGCGCCGCGACGGCGATGTCTTCGTCATGGGCGAGGAGGTCGCTGAGTACCAGGGCGCCTACAAGATCACGCAGGGCCTGCTGCAGGAATTCGGGCCGCGCCGCGTCGTCGACACGCCCATCACCGAGCACGGCTTTGCCGGCGTCGGCGTGGGTGCCGCGATGGCGGGCCTAAAGCCGATCGTCGAGTTCATGACCTTCAACTTCGCCATGCAGGCGATCGACCAGATCATCAACTCCGCCGCCAAGACGCTCTATATGTCCGGCGGCCAGATGGGAGCGCCGATCGTCTTCCGTGGCCCGAACGGCGCCGCCGCCCGCGTCGCCGCCCAGCACTCGCAGTGCTATGCCGCCTGGTACAGCCACATCCCCGGCCTGAAGGTGGTGATGCCCTACACGGCCGCCGACGCCAAGGGCCTGCTCAAGGCGGCGATCCGGGACCCGAACCCGGTCATCTTCCTCGAGAACGAGATCCTCTACGGCCATTCCTTCGAGGTGCCGAAGCTCGACGATTTCGTGTTGCCGATCGGCAAGGCACGCATCCACAAGCAGGGCAAGGACGTCACGCTCGTCTCCTTCGGCATCGGCATGACCTATGCGGTCAAGGCGGAGGCCGAATTGCGCGGCATGGGCATCGATGCCGAAATCATCGATTTGAGAACGATCCGGCCGCTCGACTTCGACACGATCATCGCCTCGGTGAAGAAGACCAACCGTCTCGTGGTGGTGGAAGAGGGCTTCCCGCAAAACTCGGTCGGCGATCACATCGCCAACCAGGTTTCGCAGCGCGCCTTCGACTTCCTCGACGCCCCGGTGATCACCATCGCCGGCAAGGACGTGCCGATGCCTTACGCGGCGAATCTGGAAAAGCTGGCTTTACCCAATGTCGGCGAGGTCGTCGAGGCGGTCAAAGCCGTCACCTATCGCTGAGCCGGTCGGGAGGACATCATGCCAATCAACATCACCATGCCGGCGCTCTCTCCAACCATGGAAGAGGGCAATCTTGCCAAGTGGCTGGTCAAGGAAGGCGACAAGGTTTCGCCGGGCGATGTGATCGCCGAGATCGAGACCGACAAGGCGACGATGGAAGTCGAAGCCGTCGATGAAGGTACGGTCGCCAAGCTGGTGGTTCCGGCCGGCACCGAAGGTGTCAAGGTCAACGCGCTGATCGCAATCCTGGCCGGCGAGGGTGAGGACGCTGCCGCTGCGGCCAAGAGCGGTGGCAGCACCGCGCCCAAGGCCGAAGCGCCAAAAGCGGACGCTCCGAAGGCCGAAGCGACCAAGGAGGCTCCGAAAGCGGCGGCCCCGGCGCCCGCACCGGCCAAGGCCGAGCCCGCTCCCGCCGCCAACGGACACGCCGCCGGTGATCGGGTCTTTGCATCGCCGCTGGCCCGCCGCATCGCCAAGGATGCCGGCGTCGACGTGACGGCGCTGACCGGCTCCGGCCCGCATGGCCGCGTGGTGAAGGTCGACGTCGAGGCGGCGATCGCCTCCGGCGGCGCCAAGGCCGCGCCGGCTGCGAAGGCGCCCGCCGGCGCCCCATCCGCTCCGGCGCCCGCGCCGAAGCCGATGTCGGACGATCAGGTGCTGAAGCTGTTTACCGAAGGCTCCTACGAGCTTGTGCCGCACGACAACATGCGCAAGACCATCGCGCGCCGGCTGGTCGAGGCGAAGAGCACGATCCCGCATTTCTATCTGACGCTGGACTGCGAGCTCGATGCGCTGCTTGCGCTGCGCACGCAGCTCAATGCCGCGGCCCCGATGCGCAAGACCGACAAGGGCGAGGTTCCGGCCTACAAGCTCTCTGTCAACGACATGGTCATCAAGGCGATGGCCATGGCGCTGATGGCGGTGCCGGATGCCAATGCGTCCTGGACCGAGAACGCCATGGTCAAGCACAAGCATGCCGATGTCGGCGTTGCCGTGTCGATCCCCGGCGGCCTGATCACGCCCATCATCCGGCATGCGGATGAAAAGACGCTGTCGGTGATCTCCAACGAGATGAAGGACCTTGCCAGCCGCGCCAGGAGCCGCAAGCTGAAGCCGGAAGAATATCAGGGCGGCACGACGGCGGTGTCGAATCTCGGCATGTTCGGCATCAAGGACTTTGCCGCCGTCATCAACCCGCCGCATGCGACGATCCTTGCGGTCGGCGCGGGCGAGGAGCGGGCTGTGGTGAAGAAGGGCGAGATCAAGATAGCGACCATGATGTCGGTGACGCTGTCGACCGACCATCGTGCCGTCGACGGCGCGCTCGGCGCGGAACTGCTCGGCGCCTTCAAGCGCATGATCGAAAACCCGATGGGCATGCTGGTCTAGGAAGGAAAAGGCGGTGCGGAAATTCTTCACCGGCCTTTTTACCTTGATCACTTTCGACCCTGAAGACGAGTTCTTCGCATGTCGGAGCGCCAGGCGCTCGCAGCCGGGTTTCGGCAAGGGTGGGGCAACCGCATGAAGACAATTCTCTGCTACGGCGACTCGCTGACCTGGGGCTATGACGCCGCCAGCCTCGGCCGCCATGCGCTCGAAGATCGCTGGCCGAGCGTGCTCGGAGCTGCACTGGGCGAGGGTGTCGAGGTTATCGCCGAAGGACTGAACGGCCGCACCACGGCCTTTGACGACCATCTGGCCGGCGCCGACCGCAACGGCGCCCGCATCCTGCCGACCGTCCTGACCAGCCATGCGCCGATCGATCTCGTCATCTTCATGCTCGGCGCCAACGACATGAAGCCCTGGATCCACGGCAACCCGGTCGCCGCCAAGCAGGGCATCCAGCGGCTGATCGACATCGTGCGCGGCCATGACTATCCGTTCGACTGGCCTGCGCCGCAAATCCTCATCGTCGCGCCGCCGGCGGTGACGCGCACCGACAATGCCGAGTTCAAGGAAATGTTCGCCGGCGGCGACGACGCCTCGAAGCGTCTGGCGCCGCAATATTCGGCGCTCGCCGACGAGGCCGGCTGCGGCTTCTTCGATGCCGGCACGGTCGCCGTCACCACGCCGCTCGACGGCGTCCATCTCGATGCCGAGAACACGCGGCGGATCGGCCAGGCGCTGGCGCCGCTCGTGCGCGTCATGCTGGAACTCTAGGGATGACGAGCGAACCCATCCACACCAGGCGAGCAGTTGATGGCTGGTTGAAAGCTTGTGGGATGTTCGCTTTGCTAACGGCGGGCTTTGCCGTGGCGCTCATGTTGTTTGGCGGGGGCTGGGAGCAGGGTTGTCTTTGGGGTTGTGGCCGCTAATCCCCGCGCCCGTGGCTTTCCTTCTCTATGTCTTTTCGAACAGAAGGCGCGGCGGACGCCTACGTATGTCAGGCGCCGCTTTGGGATTCTTGTCGACGGGCATTTGGACCCTGCTCGCGATGGCGATCGCGGTCGCTTATGGGATTTCGGCAATGCTAGGTGAAGAAAAGAGACCTCTACTGATGGTGTTTGGAGGAGCGTTGCTGCCGGGCATCTCGTGGCCGTCTGCCTTGTGGGGTGCATGGATGGGTCATATCTCGTTGCGTTTCTTGAAGGTTTGAAAAATGTCTGATCAAAATTACGACGTCATCATCATCGGCTCAGGCCCCGGTGGCTATGTCACGGCGGTGCGCTCAGCCCAGCTTGGCTTCAAGACGGCGATCGTCGAGCGCGAGCATCTGGGCGGCATCTGCCTCAACTGGGGCTGCATCCCAACCAAGGCGCTGCTGCGCTCGGCCGAGATCATGCATTATTCGGATCACCTCAAGGACTATGGCCTGAAGCTCGAAGGCGGCAAGGTCAGTCCCGATACCGCCGCCGTCGTCGACCGCTCGCGAAAAGTGTCGCTCAGGCTGAACAACGGCGTCGGCTTCCTGATGAAGAAGAACAAGGTCGACGTCATCTGGGGCGAGGCGAAGCTTTCCAAGCCCGGTGAAGTTGTCGTTTCGAAGACGGCCAAGAAGGCGACGGAGCCGCAGCCACCGGTTCCGAAAGGCGTCAAGGGCGAGGGCACCTACACCGCCAAGCACGTCATCCTGGCGACCGGCGCCAGGCCGCGCGCGTTGCCCGGCATCGAGCCGGACGGCAAGCTGATCTGGACCTATTTCGAGGCCATGGTGCCGAAGGAAATGCCGAAATCGCTGCTGGTCATGGGTTCCGGCGCCATCGGCATCGAATTCGCCTCCTTCTACCGCACCATGGGCGCCGACGTGACCGTGGTCGAGCTGCTGCCGCAGGTCATGCCGGTCGAGGATGCCGAGGTCTCTAAATTCGCGCAGAAGCAGTTCGAGAAACAGGGGATGAAGATCATCCTCGAAGCCAAGGTGACCAAGGTC
It contains:
- a CDS encoding pyruvate dehydrogenase complex E1 component subunit beta, with the protein product MPIEILMPALSPTMEEGNLSKWLKNEGDKVVAGDVIAEIETDKATMEVEAVDEGTLAKIVVPAGTEGVKVNAVIAVLAVDGEDVDKAGEGIGEEEPARAEAAPAPAPAAAKSEASAPLAAAPKAEIAADPDIPAGTEMVSTTVREALRDAMAEEMRRDGDVFVMGEEVAEYQGAYKITQGLLQEFGPRRVVDTPITEHGFAGVGVGAAMAGLKPIVEFMTFNFAMQAIDQIINSAAKTLYMSGGQMGAPIVFRGPNGAAARVAAQHSQCYAAWYSHIPGLKVVMPYTAADAKGLLKAAIRDPNPVIFLENEILYGHSFEVPKLDDFVLPIGKARIHKQGKDVTLVSFGIGMTYAVKAEAELRGMGIDAEIIDLRTIRPLDFDTIIASVKKTNRLVVVEEGFPQNSVGDHIANQVSQRAFDFLDAPVITIAGKDVPMPYAANLEKLALPNVGEVVEAVKAVTYR
- a CDS encoding pyruvate dehydrogenase complex dihydrolipoamide acetyltransferase; the protein is MPINITMPALSPTMEEGNLAKWLVKEGDKVSPGDVIAEIETDKATMEVEAVDEGTVAKLVVPAGTEGVKVNALIAILAGEGEDAAAAAKSGGSTAPKAEAPKADAPKAEATKEAPKAAAPAPAPAKAEPAPAANGHAAGDRVFASPLARRIAKDAGVDVTALTGSGPHGRVVKVDVEAAIASGGAKAAPAAKAPAGAPSAPAPAPKPMSDDQVLKLFTEGSYELVPHDNMRKTIARRLVEAKSTIPHFYLTLDCELDALLALRTQLNAAAPMRKTDKGEVPAYKLSVNDMVIKAMAMALMAVPDANASWTENAMVKHKHADVGVAVSIPGGLITPIIRHADEKTLSVISNEMKDLASRARSRKLKPEEYQGGTTAVSNLGMFGIKDFAAVINPPHATILAVGAGEERAVVKKGEIKIATMMSVTLSTDHRAVDGALGAELLGAFKRMIENPMGMLV
- a CDS encoding SGNH/GDSL hydrolase family protein, which encodes MKTILCYGDSLTWGYDAASLGRHALEDRWPSVLGAALGEGVEVIAEGLNGRTTAFDDHLAGADRNGARILPTVLTSHAPIDLVIFMLGANDMKPWIHGNPVAAKQGIQRLIDIVRGHDYPFDWPAPQILIVAPPAVTRTDNAEFKEMFAGGDDASKRLAPQYSALADEAGCGFFDAGTVAVTTPLDGVHLDAENTRRIGQALAPLVRVMLEL
- the lpdA gene encoding dihydrolipoyl dehydrogenase, whose amino-acid sequence is MSDQNYDVIIIGSGPGGYVTAVRSAQLGFKTAIVEREHLGGICLNWGCIPTKALLRSAEIMHYSDHLKDYGLKLEGGKVSPDTAAVVDRSRKVSLRLNNGVGFLMKKNKVDVIWGEAKLSKPGEVVVSKTAKKATEPQPPVPKGVKGEGTYTAKHVILATGARPRALPGIEPDGKLIWTYFEAMVPKEMPKSLLVMGSGAIGIEFASFYRTMGADVTVVELLPQVMPVEDAEVSKFAQKQFEKQGMKIILEAKVTKVEKSANSVTAHVEMKDGKVEKISADRMISAVGVQGNIENLGLEALGVKTDRGCVVVDGYGKTNVPGIYAIGDVAGPPMLAHKAEHEGVVCIEKIANFPGVHAIDKLKIPGCTYCSPQVASVGLTEAKAKAEGKDIRVGRFPFSANGKAIALGEDQGFVKTIFDKKTGQLLGAHMVGAEVTELIQGFVVAMNLETTEEELMHTIFPHPTLSEMMKESVLDAYGRALNA